The proteins below come from a single Cylindrospermopsis raciborskii Cr2010 genomic window:
- the adhE gene encoding bifunctional acetaldehyde-CoA/alcohol dehydrogenase — MYTTQKTTNPVKTSEDLQILIQEVKTAQAKYAEYTQERVDHIFKQAARAANAGRIPLAKMAVEETGMGVVEDKVIKNHFASEYIYNKYKNEKTCGIIEDDKQFGIQRIAEPVGILAGIVPTTNPTSTAIFKALLALKTRNGIIFSPHPRAKKCTIEAAKIVLDAAVAAGAPAGIIGWIDEPTVALSQQLMQHPQINLILATGGPAMVRAAYSSGHASLGVGSGNTPAVIDETAHIKMAVSSILISKTFDNGMICASEQSVIVLDDVYEDVRQEFFSRGAYFLNDLEKQKIRDLIFINGRLNPEIVGQSVAKLAQMSGLDIAKEAKVLIAEVDEVGTQEPLSYEKLSPILAMYRAKNFLEAVTIAEKLIEFAGMGHTSVLYTAPERRDRITEFENTLRTSRVLVNTPSSQGAIGDLYNFRLDPSLTLGCGSWGNNSVSDNVGPRHLINIKTVTERRENMLWFRVPPKVYFKYGCLPVALGDLRGKSRALIITDQPLFELGIATKVSSVLEEIGIKTQVFCDVEPDPSLTTIHKGLAQTNGFQPDVIIAVGGGSPMDAAKVIWLMYEHPETEFDGLAMRFMDIRKRVYELPSLGQKAIFVAIPTTSGTGSEVTPFAVVTDDRTGIKYPLADYALTPSMAIVDPELVLNMPKSLTAYGGIDALTHALESYVSICASEYTKGLALEAIRLLFKYLPSAYKNGVKDTKAREKVHYAATIAGMSFANAFLGICHSLAHQLGARFHVPHGLANALMISHVIRYNATDAPFKQAIFPQYEYPNAKWRYAKIADHLHLGGATEDEKVDLLIAAVEKLKQDVEIPATIKDVIKTDEKTFYEKLEIMAEQAFDDQCTGANPRYPLISDLQDLYIKAYWGNLGQ; from the coding sequence ATGTATACAACCCAAAAAACTACAAACCCAGTCAAAACTTCAGAAGATCTACAAATTCTCATTCAAGAGGTTAAAACAGCTCAAGCCAAATATGCCGAATATACCCAAGAACGGGTAGATCACATTTTTAAACAAGCTGCTCGTGCTGCTAATGCGGGGAGAATACCCCTGGCCAAAATGGCAGTAGAAGAGACAGGAATGGGGGTTGTAGAAGATAAAGTAATTAAGAACCACTTTGCCTCCGAATATATCTACAACAAATACAAAAATGAAAAAACCTGTGGCATTATCGAAGATGATAAACAGTTTGGAATTCAGCGAATTGCCGAACCTGTGGGCATATTAGCAGGGATTGTACCCACTACCAACCCCACCTCAACTGCTATTTTTAAAGCCTTACTGGCTCTTAAAACCCGTAATGGGATAATCTTTTCACCCCATCCTCGTGCCAAAAAATGCACAATTGAAGCGGCCAAAATAGTTCTGGATGCTGCAGTAGCAGCTGGAGCTCCTGCAGGAATTATTGGATGGATTGATGAACCAACAGTAGCATTATCACAACAGTTAATGCAGCATCCACAGATAAATTTAATTCTAGCCACTGGTGGACCTGCAATGGTTCGTGCAGCTTATTCTTCAGGTCATGCTTCCTTGGGTGTGGGTTCGGGTAATACCCCAGCAGTAATTGATGAAACTGCCCATATTAAAATGGCAGTCTCTTCAATTTTGATTAGCAAGACTTTTGACAATGGCATGATTTGTGCTAGTGAGCAATCCGTAATAGTTTTAGATGATGTTTACGAAGATGTGCGACAAGAATTTTTTAGCCGTGGTGCTTACTTCTTAAATGACCTAGAAAAGCAAAAGATTAGAGATTTAATTTTCATTAATGGTCGGTTAAATCCAGAAATAGTTGGTCAATCTGTGGCCAAATTGGCTCAAATGTCTGGACTAGATATAGCTAAAGAAGCTAAAGTTTTAATTGCAGAAGTAGATGAAGTGGGCACCCAGGAACCATTATCTTATGAGAAACTTTCCCCCATTTTAGCTATGTACCGAGCCAAAAATTTTCTGGAAGCTGTAACTATAGCTGAAAAATTAATTGAGTTTGCTGGAATGGGACACACCTCTGTCCTTTATACAGCACCAGAAAGACGAGATAGAATTACGGAGTTTGAAAATACCCTGCGCACTAGTCGAGTGTTAGTTAATACGCCTTCATCTCAAGGTGCAATTGGTGATTTATATAACTTTCGTCTTGATCCCTCCCTTACTTTAGGGTGTGGTAGTTGGGGAAACAATTCCGTTAGTGATAATGTTGGTCCCCGTCACCTGATCAACATCAAAACTGTAACGGAAAGACGGGAGAACATGTTATGGTTTCGAGTTCCCCCAAAAGTATATTTCAAATATGGTTGTTTACCAGTTGCACTAGGGGACTTAAGAGGGAAAAGTCGGGCTTTGATTATTACAGATCAACCATTATTTGAATTGGGAATCGCAACTAAAGTCAGCAGCGTACTGGAAGAAATTGGCATTAAGACCCAGGTGTTTTGTGATGTGGAACCTGATCCATCTTTAACTACGATTCATAAAGGACTAGCTCAAACTAATGGTTTTCAACCAGATGTAATTATTGCAGTTGGTGGTGGTTCCCCAATGGATGCAGCTAAGGTGATCTGGTTAATGTATGAACATCCAGAAACGGAATTTGATGGGTTAGCGATGCGGTTTATGGATATTCGCAAACGAGTATACGAACTACCTAGCTTGGGACAAAAAGCCATATTTGTCGCCATTCCAACCACATCAGGAACCGGTTCAGAAGTGACACCATTTGCAGTGGTGACGGATGATCGAACGGGGATCAAATACCCTTTAGCTGATTATGCACTAACTCCTAGTATGGCAATTGTGGATCCGGAATTAGTGCTAAATATGCCTAAGTCACTAACAGCTTATGGTGGAATTGACGCGCTGACTCATGCTCTTGAATCCTATGTTTCTATCTGCGCTTCTGAATACACTAAGGGATTGGCTTTAGAAGCAATTCGACTACTGTTTAAATACTTACCATCTGCATATAAAAATGGAGTTAAAGATACTAAAGCTAGAGAAAAAGTTCATTATGCAGCTACAATAGCTGGCATGTCGTTTGCAAATGCTTTTTTGGGTATATGTCATTCCCTTGCCCATCAACTAGGTGCCCGATTCCATGTTCCCCATGGGTTGGCTAATGCTTTGATGATTTCCCATGTGATTCGCTACAATGCAACCGATGCACCTTTTAAACAGGCTATTTTTCCCCAATATGAATATCCAAATGCCAAGTGGCGCTATGCCAAAATTGCAGACCACTTACATTTGGGAGGTGCTACGGAAGATGAGAAGGTAGATCTATTAATTGCTGCTGTGGAAAAACTGAAACAGGATGTGGAGATTCCAGCAACTATTAAGGATGTGATTAAAACCGATGAAAAAACTTTCTACGAGAAATTAGAAATAATGGCTGAGCAAGCATTTGATGATCAATGTACAGGTGCTAATCCCCGTTATCCACTGATTAGTGATTTACAGGATTTGTATATCAAGGCCTATTGGGGAAATTTGGGTCAATAA
- the hpnA gene encoding hopanoid-associated sugar epimerase, with amino-acid sequence MRAFVTGGTGFVGAHVVRCLLQSEYKVTALVRKNSRLENLKGLEIDMVIGDLNDPGIWEQMRGCHYLFHLAAHYSLWQKDRHLLYHHNVEGTRNLLRSAQKAGIERTVYTSSVAAIGVGKSGEIVDETHQSPLNKLVGDYKKSKFLAEQVAKTAVQEGQDIVIVNPSSPIGPLDIKPTPTGDIILRFLRQQMPAYVNTGLNFIDVRDVAQGHLLALEKGKTGDRYILGNENLSLKQLLDTLSEITGIKAPQLSLPSFIPLSVAWIEEKVLAPLGKTPTVPIDGVRMAQQPMYYNASKAIRILGLPQSSVRVALQDAVRWFVSNGYVKY; translated from the coding sequence ATGCGGGCTTTTGTCACTGGTGGTACGGGTTTTGTAGGTGCTCACGTAGTTAGATGTTTACTGCAATCGGAATATAAAGTAACAGCACTAGTACGTAAAAATAGCCGCCTAGAAAACTTAAAGGGTTTAGAAATAGACATGGTGATAGGGGATCTGAATGACCCAGGAATCTGGGAGCAGATGCGGGGTTGTCATTACCTGTTTCACCTAGCAGCTCATTATTCCCTGTGGCAAAAAGACCGTCACTTATTATATCATCATAATGTAGAGGGGACGCGCAATCTTTTAAGATCAGCTCAAAAAGCGGGAATTGAACGGACAGTTTATACCAGCTCTGTAGCAGCTATAGGAGTGGGAAAGTCAGGAGAAATTGTAGATGAGACTCACCAAAGTCCCTTAAACAAACTAGTAGGAGATTATAAAAAGTCCAAATTTCTAGCAGAGCAGGTGGCAAAAACAGCTGTTCAAGAAGGTCAAGACATAGTAATAGTCAATCCTAGCAGTCCCATAGGTCCTTTAGACATTAAACCCACACCCACAGGAGATATTATTCTCAGATTTTTGCGCCAGCAAATGCCAGCTTACGTAAACACAGGTTTAAACTTTATTGATGTGCGAGATGTAGCTCAAGGACATTTACTGGCCCTAGAAAAAGGAAAAACAGGCGATCGCTATATTTTAGGGAATGAAAATCTGAGTTTAAAACAACTGCTAGACACACTATCAGAAATCACAGGAATCAAAGCACCACAATTGTCCCTACCATCTTTTATCCCATTAAGTGTAGCTTGGATAGAAGAGAAGGTTTTGGCACCTTTAGGAAAAACCCCCACAGTTCCTATAGACGGAGTTCGCATGGCACAGCAACCAATGTATTATAATGCTTCCAAGGCCATCCGCATCTTAGGACTACCCCAGTCTTCTGTTCGGGTAGCACTCCAAGATGCTGTCCGTTGGTTTGTGTCTAATGGTTATGTAAAATACTAG
- a CDS encoding pentapeptide repeat-containing protein — MSEVSTPRPINSPDELVKSYTGGIRYFQNAQLREADLHNLDLKGSDLSYADLSSANLSRANLRGCDLSYADLSDANLEGADLRGAMLFYTNLRQANLQGAKLDNADWDKNSPYPLFPNTEPTKDAVQ, encoded by the coding sequence ATGTCCGAAGTAAGTACTCCACGTCCAATCAATAGTCCTGACGAACTGGTGAAAAGTTACACGGGGGGAATCAGATATTTCCAAAATGCACAACTAAGGGAAGCTGATTTGCATAATCTGGATTTAAAGGGTTCTGATTTAAGTTATGCCGATTTGAGCAGTGCCAATCTAAGTAGGGCTAATTTGCGCGGATGCGATTTAAGCTATGCTGACCTAAGTGATGCGAACTTAGAAGGTGCAGATCTGCGGGGCGCTATGCTCTTTTATACAAATTTACGCCAAGCTAATTTACAGGGTGCTAAGTTAGATAATGCTGATTGGGATAAAAACTCTCCTTATCCTCTATTTCCCAATACAGAACCTACTAAAGATGCGGTCCAATAA
- a CDS encoding AAA family ATPase gives MPKHFNTAGPCKANIHYMLSPTARLPELKALIDGENYFIIHAPRQVGKTTAMIALAQELTDSGEYTAVMLSVEVGSGFSHNPQQAEQVILQEWKQAIKFYLPKELQPSYWPESETDSGIGKTLSEWSTQSPRPLVIFLDEIDSLTDEALIFILRQLRSGFPRRPRAFPHSVGLIGMRDVRDYKVKSGGSKRLNTSSPFNIKAESLTLSNFTLSEVEELYLQHTQATGQVFTPEAIHQAFYLTDGQPWLVNALARQATQVLVKDITQPITAEVINQAKEILIRRQDTHLDSLAERLREDRVRDIIQPMLAGEDLADTPEDNLRYVLDLGLCRRDRGGGLEIANPIYREILPKALASVAIASLTSVEPNWLNPDGTLNPQILLDSFLEFWRQHGEPLLKSAPYHEIAPHLVLMAFLHRVVNGGGTLEREYAIGSGRMDICLRYGKVVMGIELKVRKEKLDPLTKGLTQLDKYLDGLGLDTGWLVIFDRRAGLPPMGERMSTEEAISPGGRTITVIRS, from the coding sequence ATGCCCAAACACTTTAACACTGCTGGACCATGTAAAGCTAACATCCACTATATGCTCTCCCCCACCGCTCGCTTACCGGAGTTAAAAGCGCTAATTGATGGAGAAAATTACTTTATCATTCATGCGCCGCGACAAGTAGGCAAAACCACCGCTATGATAGCCCTCGCTCAAGAATTGACTGATAGTGGGGAATACACCGCCGTAATGCTCTCTGTGGAAGTAGGATCAGGATTTTCCCATAATCCCCAGCAAGCGGAGCAGGTTATTTTACAAGAATGGAAACAGGCAATTAAGTTTTACTTACCCAAAGAACTACAACCATCCTATTGGCCAGAGAGTGAAACAGACTCAGGAATAGGCAAAACTTTAAGTGAGTGGTCTACCCAATCTCCAAGACCTCTTGTAATCTTTTTAGATGAAATAGATTCCCTAACAGATGAAGCTTTAATCTTTATTTTAAGACAATTACGTTCAGGTTTTCCCCGTCGTCCCCGGGCGTTTCCCCATTCGGTGGGGTTGATTGGTATGCGGGATGTGCGGGACTATAAGGTTAAATCCGGTGGAAGTAAAAGACTTAATACTTCCAGTCCTTTCAATATCAAGGCTGAGTCTTTAACCCTCAGTAATTTTACTTTATCAGAAGTAGAAGAACTTTACTTACAACATACGCAAGCTACGGGACAGGTGTTTACCCCGGAAGCCATCCATCAGGCATTTTATTTGACCGATGGACAACCGTGGTTAGTTAACGCCCTAGCTCGTCAAGCTACTCAGGTTTTAGTGAAAGATATCACCCAACCCATTACTGCTGAAGTGATTAACCAAGCCAAGGAAATTCTGATTCGACGCCAGGATACCCATTTAGATAGCTTGGCAGAAAGATTACGGGAAGATAGGGTCAGGGACATTATTCAACCTATGTTAGCTGGTGAAGACTTAGCTGATACGCCAGAAGATAACTTACGATACGTGTTAGATCTGGGTTTATGCCGTCGCGATCGCGGGGGTGGACTGGAAATTGCTAACCCTATTTATCGAGAGATTTTACCTAAAGCTTTAGCCTCCGTGGCGATCGCCTCTTTAACTTCGGTGGAACCCAACTGGTTAAACCCTGATGGCACACTCAACCCTCAAATCCTATTAGACTCTTTTTTGGAATTTTGGCGACAACATGGGGAACCACTGCTCAAAAGTGCGCCCTACCATGAGATTGCTCCCCATTTGGTATTAATGGCATTTTTGCATCGGGTAGTGAATGGTGGTGGTACGTTAGAACGAGAATATGCCATTGGTTCTGGGAGGATGGATATTTGTTTACGCTATGGCAAAGTAGTGATGGGCATAGAGTTAAAGGTGCGGAAGGAAAAGTTAGATCCGTTAACCAAGGGTTTAACCCAACTGGATAAATACCTGGATGGGTTAGGATTAGATACAGGTTGGTTAGTGATTTTTGATCGCCGTGCGGGGTTACCACCCATGGGAGAGAGAATGAGTACGGAGGAAGCTATTAGTCCGGGGGGACGAACCATTACTGTCATTCGCAGTTAG
- the mnmE gene encoding tRNA uridine-5-carboxymethylaminomethyl(34) synthesis GTPase MnmE, with translation MTKLLSHAGTIAAIATAVVPQQGSVGIVRVSGDQAMAIAHTLFYTPGKQIWESHRILYGFVRQPETKQVVDEALLLIMKAPRSFTREDVVEFHCHGGIIPVQQVLQLCLENGARLAQPGEFTLRAFLNGRLDLTQAESIADLVGAKSPQAAQTALAGLRGKLARPIRSLRNQCLDILAEIEARIDFEEDLPPLDQERIITQINQISVKIARLLSTKEKGELLRSGLKVAIVGRPNVGKSSLLNAWSQCDRAIVTDLPGTTRDIVESQLVVGGIPIQVLDTAGIRETVDQVEKIGVERSRQAANSADLVLLTIDATAGWQSGDEEIYQQVKHRPLILVINKIDLVEDLGGICSPNIEKAVKTAAAQNRGIEDLEQAILEVVQTQKIVAGDLDLAINQRQAAALIKAQIDLVQVQKTIVDQLPLDFWTIDLRGAIHALGEITGEEVTESLLDRIFSRFCIGK, from the coding sequence ATGACAAAGTTATTATCTCATGCTGGGACGATCGCCGCTATAGCTACTGCTGTTGTTCCCCAACAGGGTAGTGTGGGTATTGTGCGGGTTTCGGGTGACCAAGCAATGGCGATCGCCCATACTTTATTTTATACTCCAGGGAAACAGATTTGGGAAAGTCACCGGATTTTGTATGGGTTTGTGCGTCAACCTGAAACCAAACAGGTTGTAGATGAAGCTTTATTACTGATTATGAAAGCACCTCGGTCTTTCACTAGGGAAGACGTGGTAGAATTTCATTGTCATGGGGGAATCATACCAGTACAACAGGTATTACAGCTGTGTTTAGAAAATGGTGCAAGATTAGCTCAACCGGGGGAATTTACCCTGAGAGCTTTTTTAAATGGTAGATTGGATTTAACCCAAGCTGAGAGCATAGCTGATTTAGTGGGTGCTAAATCTCCTCAAGCAGCACAAACAGCATTAGCGGGTTTGCGGGGGAAATTGGCTCGACCGATTAGATCCCTACGTAATCAGTGCTTGGATATTTTAGCGGAGATAGAAGCTAGAATTGACTTTGAAGAGGACTTACCCCCTCTAGACCAGGAAAGAATAATTACTCAAATAAATCAAATTAGTGTGAAAATTGCTAGGTTATTGAGCACTAAAGAGAAAGGTGAATTATTAAGAAGCGGTTTAAAAGTTGCTATTGTTGGTCGTCCCAATGTGGGAAAATCTAGTTTGTTAAATGCTTGGAGTCAATGCGATCGCGCTATAGTGACTGATTTACCGGGTACCACCCGGGATATAGTAGAGTCCCAGTTAGTGGTGGGGGGAATACCCATTCAAGTTTTGGATACTGCGGGAATTAGGGAAACAGTAGATCAGGTGGAAAAAATTGGGGTTGAGCGTTCCCGTCAAGCTGCTAACAGTGCGGATTTAGTATTATTGACCATTGATGCTACAGCGGGTTGGCAAAGTGGAGATGAGGAAATTTATCAACAAGTAAAACACCGTCCATTGATCCTAGTTATCAACAAAATTGATCTAGTGGAAGATTTAGGGGGTATATGTAGTCCAAACATAGAGAAAGCGGTGAAAACTGCTGCTGCTCAAAACCGAGGAATTGAAGATTTAGAGCAAGCGATTCTAGAAGTAGTACAAACTCAAAAGATTGTAGCTGGGGATCTAGACCTAGCTATTAATCAAAGACAAGCAGCAGCTCTAATCAAAGCTCAAATAGATCTAGTACAAGTGCAGAAAACCATTGTAGACCAATTACCCCTGGATTTTTGGACAATTGATTTAAGAGGAGCAATTCACGCACTGGGAGAAATTACCGGAGAAGAAGTAACCGAATCATTATTGGACCGCATCTTTAGTAGGTTCTGTATTGGGAAATAG
- the pflA gene encoding pyruvate formate-lyase-activating protein, whose product MNARTSQSLNHSGSQILGHIHSLETCGTVDGPGIRFVVFTQGCLLRCLYCHNPDTRDMKTGKEITVGELVTEIEKYRSYMKFTGGGVTISGGEPLLQPEFVREVFRQCQKLNIHTALDTSGFPDLTTSKSVLEFVDLVLLDIKSFDPNTYLHVTGVSIEPTLRFAEYLQEINKPTWVRFVLVPHVTDGNENVHQLAKFVSQLNNVEKVEILPFHKLGEYKWHELGYHYELGNTIPPSLEEIEKVKDIFKHYGVKVE is encoded by the coding sequence ATGAATGCCAGAACTTCTCAAAGTCTCAATCATTCGGGTTCTCAAATATTAGGTCACATTCACTCACTAGAAACCTGTGGTACGGTGGATGGTCCAGGTATAAGATTTGTCGTTTTCACCCAAGGCTGTTTATTAAGATGTTTGTATTGTCACAATCCTGACACCCGTGACATGAAAACAGGAAAAGAAATAACTGTAGGAGAACTAGTCACAGAAATAGAAAAATATAGGTCCTACATGAAATTTACTGGTGGGGGAGTTACCATTAGTGGTGGTGAACCCCTATTACAACCGGAATTTGTCCGAGAGGTTTTTCGTCAGTGTCAAAAATTAAACATTCATACTGCCTTAGATACTTCTGGATTTCCCGATTTAACCACCTCCAAGTCCGTACTAGAATTTGTAGACCTAGTTTTATTAGACATCAAGTCTTTTGATCCTAACACCTATCTTCATGTTACGGGAGTTTCCATCGAACCAACCTTGAGATTTGCCGAATATTTACAGGAGATTAATAAGCCAACATGGGTAAGATTTGTTCTAGTTCCCCATGTGACAGATGGTAATGAAAACGTCCATCAACTAGCAAAGTTTGTATCCCAATTAAACAATGTGGAAAAAGTAGAAATTTTACCTTTTCACAAATTAGGTGAATACAAATGGCATGAACTAGGATATCACTATGAACTTGGGAATACTATTCCTCCTAGTCTGGAAGAAATAGAGAAAGTCAAAGATATTTTCAAGCACTATGGAGTTAAGGTGGAATGA
- the hpnH gene encoding adenosyl-hopene transferase HpnH, with product MAINLQQAMDIGKYLFKQRLSGKKRFPLVLMLEPLFRCNLACSGCGKIQHPTEVLKQNLSPEQCFAAVEECGAPVVSIPGGEPLLHPQIDQIVQGLVDRKKYVYLCTNGLLLEKSLHKFKPSPYLTFSVHLDGMKEWHDHCVDRKGVFDVAVAAIRAAKSQGFRVTTNTTIFTGCNVEEMQGFFDFLETLKVDGMMISPGYSYEWAPDQDHFLQREQTRALFREILAPYQSGKKNWNFNHNPLFLDFLIGEKDYECTPWGSPSYSVLGWQKPCYLLNEGYYQTFQELLDQTDWSKYGRASGNPKCADCMVHCGYEPTAAIDAMQPQNIARSLSTVFGR from the coding sequence ATGGCAATTAATCTGCAACAAGCGATGGATATTGGGAAGTACCTATTCAAACAACGTCTATCAGGAAAAAAACGCTTCCCTTTAGTTTTGATGTTAGAACCACTGTTTCGTTGTAACTTAGCCTGTTCAGGGTGTGGAAAAATCCAGCATCCCACGGAAGTTCTTAAACAAAACTTGTCACCAGAGCAGTGTTTTGCAGCAGTGGAAGAATGTGGTGCACCAGTAGTTTCCATTCCGGGAGGAGAACCCCTATTACACCCACAAATTGATCAAATTGTCCAGGGTTTAGTAGATCGTAAAAAATACGTATACTTATGTACCAACGGATTGCTTTTAGAAAAGAGCCTGCATAAGTTCAAACCATCTCCCTATCTTACCTTTAGTGTTCATTTAGATGGAATGAAAGAGTGGCATGATCACTGTGTAGATAGAAAAGGAGTGTTTGATGTTGCTGTAGCGGCAATTCGTGCTGCTAAATCCCAAGGTTTTCGCGTTACAACCAACACCACTATTTTCACCGGTTGTAATGTAGAAGAAATGCAAGGGTTCTTTGATTTTCTAGAAACCTTGAAAGTTGATGGGATGATGATTTCTCCCGGTTACAGTTATGAATGGGCTCCAGACCAAGATCACTTTTTACAAAGGGAACAAACTAGAGCATTATTCCGAGAAATTCTCGCCCCCTATCAATCAGGAAAGAAAAACTGGAACTTCAATCACAACCCCCTGTTTTTGGATTTTCTCATTGGTGAGAAGGACTATGAATGTACTCCTTGGGGTAGTCCCAGTTACAGTGTTTTGGGATGGCAAAAACCCTGTTACCTATTAAACGAAGGTTATTATCAAACTTTCCAAGAGTTGCTAGACCAAACCGATTGGAGTAAGTATGGGCGCGCTAGTGGTAATCCTAAATGTGCCGATTGTATGGTGCATTGTGGTTATGAACCAACTGCAGCAATAGATGCTATGCAACCACAAAATATAGCTCGTTCTCTCAGCACTGTTTTTGGTAGATAA